AGTAAGCGAGCGGGCGAATCACAATGTGCTTACCGTCATCGCTCATCAGCTTCGGCGGCATGCCTTTCATTTTGCCGCCGTAGAACATGTTCAGGAACAGCGTTTGCAGAATGTCGTCACGGTGATGGCCGAGCGCGATTTTCGTCGCGCCAAGCTCGGTCGCGGTGCGGTAAAGAATGCCGCGGCGCAGGCGTGAGCAGAGCGAGCAGGTGGTTTTCCCCTCCGGGATCTTCTCTTTGACGATCCCGTAGGTGTTTTCCTCAACGATTTTATATTCCACGCCAAGCGATGACAGATACTCCGGCAGGATATGCTCCGGAAAACCCGGCTGTTTCTGGTCCAGATTCACCGCCACCAGCGAAAAGTTAACCGGCGCGCTCTGCTGCAAATTGCGCAGAATTTCCAGCATTGTGTAGCTGTCTTTACCGCCGGAGAGGCAGACCATAATGCGATCGCCTTCTTCAATCATATTGTAATCGGCGATCGCCTCCCCGACATTGCGGCGCAGGCGCTTCTGCAATTTGTTGAGGTTGTACTGCTCTTTTTTGCTAATTTCTTGAATTTCAGACATTTAAAAGTGGCTCAGTTCTGCGTTGCGGCGCGCCCTGGCGGATTGCCCGGCGCGCGAATTCACCGTTGGCTTGCCCGCGCCCGGCGGATATCGCCGCTTGCGCCAGCAGGCCCGAATATTGTTCCTGTGCGTGGCGTGTATGGTACGGATTACCGCGACGAATACCAGCGCGTTTTGCATCGCACACCCCTGTTTTGAAGCCGTAACATTTTGCTGCCACACTGAGAAAGACCGGATGCCGGGCTGTGGAGCCAGCGGCAGGGGAAAACCAACACGGGAGGGGCTATGCGTCTGGCGTCTTATAACGTAGAAAACCTGTTCGATCGCGCGCGCGTCATGTCGCAGAGTAGCTGGTCGCAGGGGCGGCCGGTGCTGGAAAAGTTCGCACGGCTGAATGAACTGCTCGGCGAAATCACCTACAGCGAGGCCAGTAAAAAAGAGATGGTGAAGCTGATGGTGGCGCTCGGGCTTGAGAAATCAGACACCGGGCCGTTTGTCATTTTGCGTCGCAACCGTGGCAACCTGCTGAAACGCCCGCGCGACGGCGGTATCGAGATTATCGCCAGCGGCCGCGCCGACTGGGTCGGCTCGCTTGAGCTTATCGAATCGCCGGTGGATGAAGTCGCCATGCGCATCACCGCGAAAGTGATGAGCGATCTTAACGCCGATGTCCTGGCGGTGGTAGAGGCGGAGAGCCGTCCGGCGCTGGCGGCGTTTAACCAG
This sequence is a window from Cronobacter sakazakii. Protein-coding genes within it:
- the ttcA gene encoding tRNA 2-thiocytidine(32) synthetase TtcA, which codes for MSEIQEISKKEQYNLNKLQKRLRRNVGEAIADYNMIEEGDRIMVCLSGGKDSYTMLEILRNLQQSAPVNFSLVAVNLDQKQPGFPEHILPEYLSSLGVEYKIVEENTYGIVKEKIPEGKTTCSLCSRLRRGILYRTATELGATKIALGHHRDDILQTLFLNMFYGGKMKGMPPKLMSDDGKHIVIRPLAYCREKDIERFSQAKGFPIIPCNLCGSQPNLQRQVIADMLRDWDKRYPGRIETMFSAMQNVVPSHLCDTELFDFKGIHLGSEVVNGGDLAFDREEIPMMPVGWAPEDDAAPPMQRLDVLEIK